A genomic stretch from Deltaproteobacteria bacterium includes:
- a CDS encoding EF-P lysine aminoacylase GenX has protein sequence MWSGQKIEPDLNRLSRHPGNTIRKARKIRSRHAILESRGEIIKAIRSYLSGQGFLEVQTPLMIKAPVPETSIEAFPVSQGKGKPDLYLIPSPEINLKRLLAEGLDRIFQLGPVFRQEEQGCHHLPEFTMLEWYRAGADYHALMSDCEAIMEITARAAGWKGYSVTYKGRKIDISPPFPRMTIKEAFEKYAGWTPCIVPDLDRFNEDMVTKIEPNLPQDLPVFLIDYPSYCASLARLKPSGPKVAERVEMYAGGLEIANGFSELTDRKEQEARFRKEALRRKEQGMNAYPWPEEFLSSLSGLPECAGMALGIDRLVMLLTNSSDINEVVAFPPEEV, from the coding sequence ATGTGGAGCGGGCAAAAAATAGAACCTGATCTGAACAGGCTTTCCCGCCACCCGGGTAACACTATCCGCAAGGCCCGGAAAATCCGTTCCAGGCACGCGATACTGGAAAGCCGCGGCGAAATTATAAAAGCCATCAGGTCATATCTGTCAGGGCAGGGATTTCTTGAGGTCCAGACCCCTCTTATGATTAAGGCCCCTGTACCCGAGACCTCCATCGAGGCATTTCCGGTTTCCCAGGGAAAGGGCAAGCCGGACCTGTATCTGATACCCTCACCTGAAATCAACCTGAAACGCCTTTTGGCAGAGGGACTTGACAGGATCTTTCAATTAGGGCCTGTATTTCGACAGGAAGAGCAGGGCTGTCATCATCTCCCCGAGTTCACCATGCTGGAATGGTACAGGGCTGGCGCAGACTATCATGCCCTTATGTCTGACTGTGAAGCCATAATGGAAATAACAGCCCGGGCGGCCGGCTGGAAAGGTTATTCAGTCACATACAAAGGCCGAAAGATCGACATCAGCCCCCCGTTTCCCAGGATGACCATAAAAGAGGCATTTGAAAAATATGCCGGCTGGACACCGTGCATCGTACCGGATTTGGACCGGTTCAATGAAGATATGGTAACAAAGATAGAACCCAATCTGCCTCAGGATCTTCCGGTCTTTTTAATTGATTATCCGTCATACTGTGCATCTCTTGCCAGGTTGAAGCCATCCGGCCCCAAGGTGGCTGAGAGAGTCGAGATGTATGCAGGCGGCCTTGAGATAGCCAACGGCTTTTCCGAACTCACTGACCGGAAAGAACAAGAGGCAAGATTCAGGAAAGAGGCCTTAAGACGCAAAGAACAGGGTATGAATGCCTATCCCTGGCCTGAAGAGTTTCTGTCATCACTAAGCGGGCTCCCCGAATGCGCGGGCATGGCACTTGGGATAGACCGCCTGGTAATGCTGCTCACAAATTCGTCAGATATCAACGAGGTGGTGGCGTTTCCACCTGAAGA
- the efp gene encoding elongation factor P — MYDSSDLRKGLKIAIDGEPYIITDFQFSKPGKGQALYKCKLKNMVTGYTVDRTYRSGDKFEPANLDEVHMQYLYRDDEGFHFMDTNTYDQVSLRNSQMGEAKNFLLENMEVDILFFQGVPIDISLPTFVELEVKESAPGMRGDTATGATKPVTLETGHEIQVPLFIKEGDILKIDTRTGEYVERAKNRT, encoded by the coding sequence GTGTACGACTCCTCAGACCTCAGGAAAGGACTAAAAATAGCCATCGACGGAGAACCATATATCATCACTGATTTCCAGTTTTCCAAGCCCGGAAAGGGGCAGGCCCTTTATAAATGCAAGCTCAAAAACATGGTGACCGGTTATACTGTGGATCGTACTTACCGCTCAGGGGATAAATTCGAACCGGCCAACCTTGACGAAGTGCATATGCAATATCTCTACAGGGACGATGAAGGCTTTCATTTTATGGATACAAATACCTACGATCAGGTATCCCTGAGAAACAGCCAGATGGGAGAGGCAAAAAACTTTCTACTGGAAAATATGGAGGTTGACATCCTCTTTTTCCAGGGTGTTCCTATTGACATCTCTCTGCCGACTTTTGTTGAACTTGAGGTGAAAGAATCTGCTCCTGGAATGCGGGGAGACACGGCCACTGGTGCCACAAAGCCTGTAACACTTGAAACAGGCCACGAGATCCAGGTACCCCTTTTCATAAAGGAAGGCGATATCCTGAAGATTGACACCCGCACAGGGGAATATGTGGAGCGGGCAAAAAATAGAACCTGA
- a CDS encoding acylphosphatase has translation MAEKSTERVHVFVSGRVQGVFFRANTRAEAKRLGLKGWVKNIPDGRVELVAEGPSRAVNELISWCHKGPACSRVDKVEFHKETPTGKYDEFSVRF, from the coding sequence ATGGCAGAAAAATCTACAGAGCGTGTACACGTATTTGTGAGTGGACGGGTTCAGGGAGTGTTTTTCAGGGCAAATACAAGGGCCGAAGCTAAGCGATTAGGGCTCAAAGGATGGGTAAAGAATATCCCCGACGGCCGGGTGGAACTCGTGGCCGAGGGGCCTTCCCGGGCTGTGAACGAGTTGATAAGCTGGTGCCATAAAGGCCCTGCCTGCTCAAGGGTAGACAAGGTGGAATTCCACAAAGAGACGCCGACAGGAAAATATGATGAATTTTCAGTCCGCTTTTAA
- a CDS encoding lysine 2,3-aminomutase: MSGSEAGQWSDWRWQLSNRTRGLGALSEFLQLASHEEEIYRDVIARYRYAVTPYYLSLIDWSDPDDPIKKQCIPDPREISFSLPGSEEDPLAERAHMPVPGLIHRYPDRVLAMATGTCAVYCRHCNRKRTWRNPEAGSTREALYRMVDYVAGNPRVREVIVSGGDPLTMQQRLLDEFLKALRKIPHVEVLRIGTRIPVVLPMRITEDLCRMLARHRPLWINTHFNHPREITPESAEACERILRSGIPLSNQTVLLKGVNDSPGVIRDLCRGLQRIMVRPYYLFHCDAAQGTDHFRTDIRKGIGIIQGMWGKIGGMCIPNYVADLPGGGGKAMMMPSYLLEVGKDEAIFRTFEGKIVRYPCPGGADALV, encoded by the coding sequence ATGAGTGGAAGCGAAGCAGGGCAGTGGTCTGATTGGCGCTGGCAGCTTTCAAACCGGACCAGGGGACTTGGTGCACTGTCAGAGTTCTTGCAACTTGCTTCACACGAGGAAGAGATTTACAGAGATGTCATTGCACGATACAGGTATGCCGTTACGCCTTATTATCTCTCCCTGATCGACTGGTCAGATCCCGATGATCCTATCAAAAAGCAGTGCATCCCTGATCCAAGGGAGATAAGTTTTTCACTTCCTGGTTCAGAAGAAGACCCTCTGGCCGAACGGGCGCACATGCCGGTTCCCGGCCTGATTCACAGGTATCCCGACCGTGTACTGGCCATGGCAACCGGTACATGTGCCGTGTATTGCCGTCATTGCAACAGGAAACGCACATGGAGAAACCCGGAGGCCGGCAGTACAAGAGAGGCCCTTTATCGTATGGTGGACTATGTGGCAGGCAATCCACGTGTCCGTGAAGTCATTGTCTCCGGAGGAGATCCGCTCACAATGCAACAGAGGCTGCTTGACGAGTTCCTGAAGGCATTAAGAAAGATACCTCATGTTGAGGTGCTGCGTATTGGTACCAGGATACCTGTTGTTCTCCCCATGCGCATAACTGAAGATCTGTGCCGGATGCTGGCCAGACACCGTCCCCTTTGGATAAATACCCATTTTAATCACCCCAGAGAGATCACTCCCGAGTCCGCAGAGGCGTGCGAAAGGATCCTTAGGTCAGGGATACCATTGTCCAATCAGACAGTCTTGCTGAAGGGGGTTAATGATTCCCCGGGAGTGATACGAGATCTGTGTCGCGGACTCCAGAGGATCATGGTAAGGCCCTACTACCTTTTTCACTGTGATGCAGCACAGGGGACAGATCACTTTCGAACAGATATCAGGAAAGGTATAGGAATTATTCAGGGGATGTGGGGCAAGATAGGTGGTATGTGCATTCCGAACTATGTTGCGGATCTGCCTGGCGGCGGCGGGAAGGCCATGATGATGCCTTCATATCTGCTTGAAGTCGGCAAAGATGAGGCAATATTCCGCACCTTTGAAGGGAAGATAGTCCGGTATCCTTGTCCCGGAGGAGCGGACGCCCTGGTCTGA
- a CDS encoding RNA-splicing ligase RtcB, with protein MELKQLKRLGEYQWEIPMDKDMRVPAFIFASRELVSEMDEKVREQLSNVASLPGIVKAAIAMPDAHWGYGFPIGGVAAFDPDEGGIISVGGVGYDISCGVRNLLTGLTKDEILPFLEPLIDRLFQVVPSGVGSEGKIRLAPAELDDVLTGGAQWAVELGYGFPEDLDYMEEKGRLPGADPSCVSDVAKHRQYRQVGTLGSGNHYLEIQYVEEIFHRPSAEAFGLKEGDVVVAIHCGSRALGHQIGTDYLQVLGKACKKYQIPIRERELVCAPIRSPEGERYYKAMACGVNCALANRQVITHLTRQVFHEIFPNTSLKILYDVSHNTCKIEKHKANGGVKRLYVHRKGATRAFGPGRAEIPEAFRGVGQPVLIGGTMGTCSYILAGQETGEALAWGSACHGAGRSMSRRAALKRWKGRKVVAELARKGILIRAASYRGAAEEAPEAYKDVTRVVDSTYRAGLARIVAIMRPMACIKG; from the coding sequence ATGGAGCTTAAACAACTGAAACGTCTGGGAGAGTATCAGTGGGAGATCCCAATGGATAAGGACATGAGGGTACCGGCCTTCATCTTTGCCAGCCGGGAACTGGTCTCCGAGATGGATGAAAAGGTCCGCGAACAGCTCAGTAACGTGGCCTCATTGCCCGGGATCGTGAAGGCTGCTATTGCCATGCCTGATGCCCATTGGGGCTATGGCTTTCCCATCGGGGGAGTAGCGGCCTTCGATCCGGACGAAGGCGGCATAATCTCCGTAGGCGGAGTCGGCTATGATATTTCCTGTGGAGTCAGGAACCTGCTTACCGGCCTGACAAAGGACGAAATCCTGCCCTTTCTCGAACCCCTTATTGATCGACTCTTCCAGGTCGTTCCATCCGGTGTAGGCTCTGAAGGCAAGATCAGGCTTGCACCTGCCGAACTGGATGACGTCCTCACAGGAGGTGCCCAGTGGGCAGTAGAATTGGGTTACGGGTTTCCTGAAGACCTGGATTATATGGAAGAGAAAGGAAGGCTGCCAGGTGCCGATCCTTCCTGCGTCTCAGATGTTGCCAAGCACAGGCAGTACCGGCAGGTTGGGACCCTTGGCTCAGGGAACCATTATCTGGAAATACAGTACGTGGAAGAGATATTTCACCGGCCCTCGGCCGAGGCCTTTGGTTTGAAAGAAGGAGATGTAGTAGTGGCAATCCATTGCGGTTCCAGGGCACTGGGTCACCAGATCGGTACCGATTACCTTCAGGTGCTTGGCAAGGCCTGCAAGAAGTATCAGATCCCGATCAGGGAAAGGGAGCTTGTCTGCGCCCCGATAAGATCTCCTGAGGGAGAGAGATATTACAAGGCTATGGCCTGCGGGGTAAACTGTGCACTTGCCAATCGACAGGTAATCACTCATCTTACCCGCCAGGTCTTCCATGAAATATTTCCAAATACGAGCTTGAAAATCCTTTATGATGTCAGCCACAATACGTGCAAGATTGAAAAACACAAGGCAAACGGCGGAGTGAAACGCCTTTATGTCCACAGAAAAGGGGCTACCAGGGCCTTTGGTCCGGGCAGAGCCGAGATACCCGAAGCATTCAGAGGCGTCGGTCAGCCCGTGCTTATAGGTGGGACCATGGGGACCTGTTCGTATATTCTGGCAGGCCAGGAGACCGGAGAGGCCCTGGCCTGGGGTTCTGCATGCCACGGTGCAGGCCGTTCAATGAGTCGAAGGGCCGCACTGAAACGCTGGAAAGGCCGGAAGGTAGTTGCCGAACTGGCCCGCAAGGGAATCCTCATCCGGGCAGCGAGTTACCGGGGCGCGGCAGAAGAGGCGCCCGAGGCATATAAGGATGTCACAAGGGTAGTGGATTCCACGTACAGGGCAGGACTTGCAAGAATAGTGGCAATAATGAGACCCATGGCCTGTATCAAGGGTTGA
- a CDS encoding isochorismatase — protein sequence MKPDQLDILNPRRCCLLVIDPQERLMKAVYKPDRVIANTALMIHCAKAMEIPIVATTQYKKGLGPFAPELAELLADVTCVDKIEFSALANYNVKQVLTNLPVSVDTLIMTGVEAHICVYQTAVCAIKMKYRPWIVADAVSSRKKRNAKLALSRMEATGASVGPAEMAVYELLGKAGTPVFKAMLPHLK from the coding sequence ATGAAACCTGATCAACTTGATATCCTGAACCCCAGACGCTGTTGTCTCCTGGTCATTGATCCACAAGAGCGTCTCATGAAGGCCGTTTACAAACCAGACAGGGTAATAGCCAATACCGCCCTTATGATACACTGCGCCAAGGCTATGGAGATACCTATTGTAGCAACAACACAATATAAAAAGGGCCTCGGACCATTTGCACCAGAGCTTGCCGAGCTGCTTGCTGATGTCACCTGTGTAGACAAGATTGAGTTCAGTGCCCTGGCAAACTATAATGTGAAACAGGTCCTTACCAATCTGCCTGTCTCTGTTGACACTCTGATTATGACAGGTGTTGAGGCCCATATATGCGTTTATCAGACTGCCGTTTGCGCAATCAAAATGAAATACAGGCCATGGATAGTGGCTGATGCAGTATCATCCCGGAAAAAGCGAAATGCTAAATTAGCTTTGAGCCGGATGGAAGCCACCGGAGCATCTGTAGGACCGGCAGAGATGGCGGTTTACGAGCTGCTTGGGAAGGCCGGGACCCCGGTATTCAAGGCTATGTTGCCGCACCTGAAATGA
- a CDS encoding MFS transporter, whose amino-acid sequence MTTGQVTKEPIQAWITTFAGTAINLCLGILYAWSIWKSSLVNVDKAGQVIEEGMNAGWTYLTNAQAATPFSLCIIIFALLMIPGGRIQDKFGPKVGATVGGLFLAAGCIVAGLMKSYAGLVFGFGILGGIGMGIGYASPTPAALKWFGPHRRGLVAGLVVGGYGGAALYIGPLAQYLIDHYGITGSFVGLGILFAVVVIIAGQLLLTPPEGYVPPGSKVAATVKQMAAATKHNWNASEMLKTWQFYALVFMFMLTTQSGLLIIANAKSLMVQAGKNIPFLAANAWILVSFGGFVNAAGRVGTGFYSDKIGRVNAYTINCTISAICLFALPFVIAMQNVPLLFLVVGIAYWQYGGGLALLPSFTADFYGPKNLGFNYGLVFLGWGAGFFMARLGGTIEDMTGSLNTAFYISGALLIAGVILARITTRPKYAGEE is encoded by the coding sequence ATGACAACAGGTCAAGTTACAAAAGAACCAATACAGGCCTGGATAACCACCTTTGCAGGCACTGCCATCAACCTTTGTCTGGGTATATTATATGCCTGGAGCATATGGAAATCGTCCCTGGTCAACGTGGATAAGGCTGGCCAAGTCATTGAAGAGGGCATGAATGCAGGTTGGACCTATCTGACCAATGCCCAGGCTGCAACACCCTTTTCTCTATGCATTATCATCTTTGCATTGTTAATGATCCCAGGAGGCCGCATACAGGATAAATTCGGCCCCAAGGTGGGTGCAACCGTGGGCGGCCTTTTCCTTGCCGCAGGTTGTATCGTTGCCGGATTGATGAAGAGCTATGCCGGGCTCGTTTTTGGTTTCGGCATACTCGGTGGTATTGGTATGGGTATTGGTTATGCCTCTCCCACGCCTGCGGCCCTGAAGTGGTTCGGTCCCCACAGACGAGGTCTGGTTGCAGGTCTTGTGGTAGGCGGTTATGGAGGTGCGGCCCTGTATATCGGCCCTCTGGCACAGTATCTGATTGACCACTATGGCATAACAGGAAGCTTTGTAGGTCTGGGAATACTGTTCGCAGTAGTGGTTATCATTGCGGGTCAGCTCCTGCTAACGCCTCCTGAAGGATATGTGCCCCCGGGCTCGAAAGTTGCAGCAACCGTCAAGCAGATGGCAGCGGCAACCAAGCATAATTGGAATGCCTCTGAGATGTTGAAGACCTGGCAGTTTTATGCCCTGGTATTCATGTTCATGCTCACTACACAGTCCGGTCTTCTGATCATTGCGAACGCTAAAAGCCTGATGGTTCAAGCAGGCAAAAACATCCCATTCCTCGCGGCCAACGCTTGGATTCTTGTCTCGTTTGGAGGTTTTGTCAATGCAGCCGGACGGGTCGGTACGGGTTTTTATTCAGACAAGATCGGGCGGGTTAATGCCTACACCATAAACTGTACTATATCCGCCATCTGCCTATTCGCATTACCATTTGTAATTGCGATGCAGAATGTGCCGCTTCTGTTCCTGGTCGTGGGTATTGCTTACTGGCAGTATGGCGGCGGTCTTGCCCTGTTGCCATCCTTTACTGCCGACTTCTACGGGCCCAAGAACCTCGGGTTCAACTACGGCCTGGTATTTCTCGGCTGGGGAGCAGGCTTTTTCATGGCAAGACTGGGCGGTACGATTGAAGATATGACAGGCAGTCTGAATACTGCCTTTTATATTTCAGGGGCCTTGTTGATTGCAGGAGTTATCCTTGCGCGTATCACAACAAGGCCAAAATACGCTGGAGAGGAATAG
- the acs gene encoding acetate--CoA ligase: MLKKESVKTSKAEIAVHWKEEDYFYPSTKFIAQANMTDEDIYDRFSLDNFPECFKEYADLLDWYKYWHTTLDTSDAPCWKWFVGGKINACYNCVDRHLKKNKNKTAIHWVPEPENERIQHITYQELYIRVNEFAALLRDFAGLKAGDRVTLHMPMVPELPIAMLACARLGIIHSEVFGGFSGSACADRIVDSGSNVLITIDGYYRAGNLLDHKKNADIAVEKAKKEGQTVDKVLIWQRYPGKYSSPTPMIDGRDYFVNDLLKDYRGKRIDPVPMPAEAPLFLMYTSGTTGKPKGCQHSTGGYLAYVTGTSKYIQDIHPEDVYWCMADIGWITGHSYIVYGPLALCASSVIYEGVPTYPDPGRAWRIAEELDVNIFHTAPTTIRTLRKVGPDEPAKYNYHFKHMTTVGEPIEPEVWKWYYHVIGKGEAVIVDTWWQTENGGFLCSTVPAIKPMKPGSAGPGMPGIYPIIYDDDGNIVPAGSGKAGNICIQNPWPGQFQTIWGDRDRYVSTYFAKYCKDKNSKNWRDWPYLSGDAAVLAKDGYFRILGRLDDVINVSGHRLGTKELESASLDVPEVAEAAVVPAADEIKGMVPDLYVSLKPGYDPSPELAAKISQSLCDSIGKIAKPRKVWIVPDMPKTRSGKIMRRVLAAISNDRDVGDTTTLANPEIVAEIYKMSKE, translated from the coding sequence ATGTTAAAAAAAGAATCTGTAAAAACATCTAAAGCAGAAATTGCTGTTCACTGGAAAGAGGAAGACTACTTTTATCCTTCCACAAAGTTCATTGCCCAGGCAAATATGACAGATGAAGATATATATGACCGGTTCAGCCTTGATAATTTCCCTGAATGCTTCAAGGAATATGCTGATTTGCTGGACTGGTATAAGTATTGGCATACGACCCTTGATACAAGTGATGCACCTTGCTGGAAGTGGTTTGTTGGCGGAAAGATAAACGCCTGCTACAACTGCGTGGACAGGCATCTTAAAAAGAACAAAAACAAGACGGCAATCCACTGGGTCCCTGAACCTGAGAATGAACGCATTCAGCATATCACCTATCAGGAACTCTATATAAGGGTTAATGAGTTTGCCGCACTCCTCCGAGACTTTGCAGGCCTGAAGGCAGGAGACAGGGTGACGCTTCACATGCCGATGGTGCCGGAACTCCCTATAGCCATGCTTGCCTGCGCCAGGCTCGGTATTATTCACTCCGAGGTCTTTGGAGGTTTCAGCGGAAGTGCATGCGCAGACAGGATAGTGGACTCCGGGAGCAACGTGTTGATAACTATTGACGGGTATTACCGGGCTGGCAATCTCCTTGATCATAAAAAGAACGCTGACATAGCTGTTGAAAAGGCGAAAAAGGAGGGGCAGACTGTTGACAAGGTCCTGATATGGCAGCGTTACCCCGGCAAATACTCGTCTCCGACACCCATGATCGATGGTCGCGATTACTTTGTCAATGACCTGCTCAAGGACTATCGCGGTAAAAGAATTGATCCGGTACCCATGCCTGCCGAGGCCCCTCTGTTCCTGATGTATACCAGCGGCACCACAGGAAAGCCCAAGGGATGTCAGCACAGCACAGGCGGCTATCTTGCCTATGTAACCGGCACATCAAAATACATCCAGGATATCCATCCGGAGGACGTTTACTGGTGCATGGCGGATATCGGATGGATCACGGGCCACTCATATATTGTTTACGGTCCATTGGCCCTGTGCGCGTCTTCAGTTATTTACGAGGGCGTGCCTACCTATCCTGATCCAGGACGGGCATGGAGGATAGCAGAAGAGCTTGATGTAAATATCTTCCACACTGCGCCGACTACCATACGGACCCTGAGAAAAGTCGGTCCTGATGAACCTGCCAAGTACAACTATCATTTCAAGCACATGACCACTGTCGGCGAACCGATCGAGCCTGAGGTATGGAAATGGTACTATCATGTGATTGGTAAGGGTGAAGCCGTAATAGTCGATACATGGTGGCAGACGGAAAACGGAGGCTTTCTCTGCAGTACCGTGCCTGCAATAAAGCCGATGAAGCCTGGCAGCGCAGGTCCAGGTATGCCGGGTATCTATCCGATAATCTATGACGATGATGGGAACATAGTTCCTGCCGGATCGGGAAAGGCAGGCAATATATGCATACAGAATCCATGGCCCGGCCAGTTCCAGACCATATGGGGGGACCGTGACCGATATGTCTCTACCTATTTTGCAAAGTACTGCAAAGACAAAAACAGCAAGAATTGGCGTGACTGGCCGTACCTCTCAGGCGATGCCGCTGTGTTGGCAAAAGACGGGTACTTCCGTATCCTTGGAAGGCTTGACGATGTGATCAATGTCTCCGGACACCGGCTTGGGACCAAGGAACTCGAGTCCGCTTCTCTTGACGTCCCTGAAGTAGCAGAGGCGGCGGTTGTCCCTGCAGCGGACGAGATAAAGGGAATGGTCCCTGACCTGTATGTCTCTCTGAAGCCGGGATACGATCCCAGTCCGGAATTGGCTGCCAAAATTTCACAGAGTCTCTGTGATAGCATCGGTAAAATCGCAAAGCCGAGAAAGGTCTGGATCGTACCGGATATGCCGAAAACGCGCTCAGGAAAGATTATGCGCAGGGTACTTGCAGCCATATCCAATGACAGGGACGTGGGCGACACAACTACATTGGCAAATCCCGAGATCGTCGCTGAAATCTATAAGATGTCAAAAGAATAG
- the acs gene encoding acetate--CoA ligase — MEESNKEKVESKKETTEALLAEGRVFRPLPQLVVDANLNPNDYENALKQGQSDLEEFWEKAADELDWFKKWDKVLDRSDAPFFKWFTCGKTNIAYNALDRHIKTHRKNKVAIIFESEGGARERMTYYDLYRAANKFANVLKSLGIKKGDRVAIYLPNIPEIAVAMLGCAKIGAIHSVVYAGFSALALRDRINHAEARLVVTVDGFHRNGKVIKLKEVVDEAMTASPTVETVVVVRRTGVEIDMSDGRYLWYHDLMDGESTEFETVKMDANDPLYILYTSGTTGKPKGVVHCHGGYMVGINRTLKWVFDIKETDIFWCAADPGWVTGHSYIVYGPLIVGTTTVMYEGHPLFPGPDRMWQIIEKYGVNILYTAPTTIRMLMRFGSQHPKKHDLSTLRILGTVGEPINPEAWVWYYENIGNQNCPVMDTWWQTETGMFMVAPTPCNVLKPGSAFKPFPGVHVDVVDAHGEPVEPGKGGYVVVREPWPAMLTTLYKDPEKYKETYWSKIPGAYLAGDIASKDKDGYFWFQGRSDDVLKIAGHRIGTAEIESALVSHKHVAEAACIGVPDKVRGEVAKIFVILREGVEEDEDTLVNELKAHVRKVLGPVVVIRGIDFVDKLPKTRSGKIMRRVLKARELGLKEGDLSTLED; from the coding sequence ATGGAAGAATCGAACAAAGAAAAAGTCGAATCAAAAAAGGAAACCACCGAAGCCTTATTGGCAGAGGGGAGGGTATTTAGACCCTTGCCTCAGTTGGTTGTGGACGCAAACCTGAACCCTAATGATTATGAGAACGCCCTGAAGCAGGGCCAATCAGATCTTGAAGAGTTCTGGGAAAAAGCTGCCGACGAATTAGATTGGTTCAAGAAATGGGACAAGGTGCTTGACCGCTCTGATGCACCGTTTTTCAAGTGGTTTACATGCGGCAAGACCAATATCGCTTACAATGCGCTAGATCGTCATATAAAGACCCATCGTAAGAACAAGGTAGCCATCATCTTTGAAAGCGAAGGCGGCGCCCGCGAGCGCATGACCTATTATGATCTCTACCGGGCTGCCAACAAGTTTGCCAATGTCCTCAAATCCCTCGGTATCAAGAAGGGAGACCGGGTGGCAATTTATCTGCCTAATATACCTGAAATAGCCGTTGCCATGCTCGGATGCGCCAAGATCGGTGCCATACACAGTGTTGTCTACGCGGGGTTCAGTGCTCTTGCTCTTCGAGATCGGATCAACCACGCCGAAGCAAGGCTTGTGGTGACCGTGGATGGGTTTCATAGAAACGGCAAGGTCATTAAGCTGAAAGAAGTCGTGGACGAGGCCATGACGGCGTCCCCTACGGTGGAGACCGTCGTCGTGGTTCGGCGGACAGGTGTAGAGATCGATATGAGTGACGGCCGTTACCTCTGGTACCATGATTTGATGGATGGGGAATCTACAGAGTTTGAGACCGTGAAGATGGATGCCAACGACCCTCTCTATATCCTTTACACGTCAGGAACAACCGGCAAGCCCAAGGGCGTGGTCCATTGCCACGGCGGCTACATGGTGGGGATCAACCGGACCTTAAAATGGGTGTTTGACATAAAAGAGACAGATATCTTCTGGTGTGCGGCTGATCCGGGGTGGGTAACCGGTCATAGCTACATTGTCTACGGCCCCCTCATCGTTGGGACCACCACGGTCATGTATGAGGGGCATCCGCTGTTCCCAGGGCCGGATCGGATGTGGCAGATCATAGAAAAGTACGGGGTCAATATTCTCTACACAGCACCAACTACCATCAGGATGCTTATGAGGTTCGGCTCCCAGCATCCCAAAAAGCACGACCTGTCCACGCTGCGGATCCTCGGCACGGTGGGCGAGCCGATCAACCCTGAGGCATGGGTCTGGTATTATGAAAACATCGGCAACCAGAACTGCCCGGTCATGGACACCTGGTGGCAGACAGAGACGGGCATGTTTATGGTAGCGCCAACACCATGTAACGTATTGAAGCCCGGTTCTGCCTTCAAGCCCTTCCCCGGTGTTCATGTGGACGTGGTCGACGCTCATGGAGAACCCGTGGAACCGGGCAAGGGAGGGTATGTGGTGGTCAGAGAGCCATGGCCTGCCATGCTTACCACCCTTTATAAGGATCCCGAAAAATACAAAGAGACTTATTGGTCAAAAATTCCCGGGGCGTATCTGGCCGGCGACATCGCCTCCAAAGACAAGGATGGCTATTTCTGGTTCCAGGGCCGATCTGATGACGTCCTCAAGATCGCCGGTCACCGGATTGGCACGGCAGAGATCGAAAGTGCCCTGGTCAGTCACAAACATGTTGCCGAGGCTGCATGCATCGGCGTGCCTGACAAGGTTCGCGGAGAGGTAGCCAAGATCTTTGTCATCTTAAGGGAAGGCGTCGAGGAAGACGAAGACACTTTGGTAAACGAACTGAAGGCACATGTCCGAAAGGTCCTGGGACCCGTTGTGGTCATCCGCGGGATCGACTTTGTGGACAAACTTCCCAAGACCAGGAGCGGCAAGATCATGCGCCGTGTATTGAAAGCGCGGGAATTAGGATTAAAGGAAGGCGATCTGTCAACCCTCGAGGATTAA